The genomic window GCGGTGGACCTCGACATCAGCCTCGACCCCACGTCGTTCAAGCGCATCTCCATCGTGGCCTGCGGCACTGCGTACTACGCCGGGCTGGTCGGCGAGTACCTGATCGAGCAGCTCGCCCGCATCCCGGTGGAGGTGGACGTGGCGAGCGAGTACCGCTATCGCAACCCGCTGGTCGGGGAAAACACCCTGGCGATTGCGGTGAGCCAGTCGGGCGAAACCATCGACACGCTCGAGGCCATGCGCGAGGCGAAAAAGGGCGGGGCGCAAACGCTGGGCGTCATCAACGCCAAGGGCAGCTCCATGACCCGCGAACTCGACAGCACGCTGTATATCCACGCCGGACCCGAAATCGGCGTGGCGAGTACCAAGGCGTACACCAGCATGGTGAGTGCCTTCCTGATGCTGGCGCTGTGGCTGGGCCGCGCGCGCGGCACCCTGAGCGACGCGGAGGGCGCCGAGCTGATCCACGCCGCCCGCGAACTGCCCCGCCTGGTCGAGGACGCGCTCAAGCCCGAGCGCGTGCAGCGCATCAAGGAAGTCGCCGAGAAGTACGCCCACGCCCGCGACTACCTGTTTCTGGGGCGCGGCGTGAACAGCCCCACCGCCTTCGAGGGCGCACTCAAGCTCAAGGAAATCAGCTACATCCACGCCGAGGCCTACGCGGCGGGCGAGATGAAGCACGGCCCCATCGCCCTGATCGACGAGAACCTGCCGGTCGCGGTGATTGCGACGGAGAGCCGCTTGCTCGAAAAGACCATTTCCAACGTGCAGGAAGTCCGTGCCCGCGCCGGCAAGGTCATTCTGTTTCTCTCCGACGGCGACGAAGAAAATGCCCTGCACGGCGACGACGTGGTGTACCTGCCCCGTGCCCACGAACTCGTCAGCCCGGTGGTCAACGCGGTGGCGATGCAACTGCTCGCCTACTTCACCGCGACGGCGCTCGGCAAGGACGTGGACAAGCCGCGCAACCTCGCCAAGTCGGTGACGGTGGAGTAAGGGCACCGACGCGGCCTGCGTACTGAATAGCCTAAAGGGGTGCCCGACCTCCCAGAGGAACGGCGTCCCTTTTCTATGCCTCCTGGCGGTCCAGGCTCTAAAGAATCCCTGGCGGCGGCCTTCCGGTGCCTGCTCTAGAGCATTTGACAAAAAGATGGCACAGCTTTTTGGCGAGCGGAACGAGTACAAAACGTTGAGCAGGACGGAGAATGGAGCGGGTGGCGGTGCTGTTGCCGACACCCGCGTAATTCGGAGAACTGCTCTAGACTGACGGCATGTCCCTCAGCGAGCTCGCCGGAAAACCCGCCCCCCAGTCCTTGCTGACCAATATCCCGCGCCTGGTCGCGCAGTACTACGAGACCCGCCCCGACCCCGGCAGCGCCGCGCAGCAGGTCGCGTTCGGCACCAGCGGGCACCGGGGCACCAGCCTGAACGGCACCTTCAACGAGGCGCACATTCAGGCGATTGCACAGGCGGTGGCCGAGTACCGCGCCGGGGCGGGCATCGACGGGCCGCTGTTCATGGGCCTCGACACCCACGCGTTGTCCGAACCCGCCTGGTCCACCGCCCTGCGGGTGCTGGTGGCGAACGGGGTAAAGGTCCACGTCCAGCCGGGCTTTTTCACGCCCACGCCGCTCGTCAGCCACGCGATTCTGGAACACAACCGCGCCGGGCAGGGCGGCCCTCTTGATGGCGGCACGGCAGACGGCATCGTCATCACCCCGAGCCACAACCCCCCTCAAGATGGCGGCTTCAAGTACAACCCCCCCTCGGGTGGCCCCGCCGACACCGACGTGACCGGGCAGGTGCAGGCCCGCGCCAACGACCTGTGCGCGGCGGCCTGAAAGATGTAAAACAGGTTCCCCTCGCCGACGCGCTGGCTGCGGCCCTGCCCTTCGACTTCATCGCGCCCTACGTCGAGCAGTTGCCGCAGGTCATCGACCTGGATGTGATTCGGCAGTCGGGCGTGCGCATCGGCGTCGATCCGCTCGGTGGGTCCAGCCTGCCGGTGTGGGAGGCGATTGAGGCGCGCTATGGCCTCGGCCTGACCATCGTCAACCGCGAGATCGACCCGCGCTTCGCCTTCATGTCGGTGGACAAGGACGGCAAGATTCGCATGGACTGCTCCAGCCCCTACGCGATGGCGGGCCTGCTGCGCCTCAAGGACGATTTCGACGTCGCCATCGGCAACGACCCCGACGCCGACCGCCACGGCGTCGTGACCAAAGACGGCCTGATGAACCCCAACCACTACCTCGCCGTCATGATCGAATACCTGTTCCAGAATCGCCCCGGCTGGCAGCCCAGTGCTGGGGTCGGCAAAACGCTGGTGAGTTCGGCCCTCATTGACCGGGTGGCAGCGGGCCTGGGGCGGCGGCTCGTCGAGGTGCCGGTGGGCTTCAAATACTTCGTGGAGGGTCTGCTCTCGGGTGAACTCGGCTTCGGCGGTGAGGAGTCGGCGGGCGCGAGTTTCCTGAGGCTCGACGGCGGCGCCTGGAGCACCGACAAGGACGGTCTGATTCCCGGTCTGCTCGCCGCCGAGATGACGGCCCGGACGGGCAAGACGCCCTCCGAGCGCCTGCGCGACCTGACCGCCCGCTACGGCGAAACGGCGTACAGCCGGGTGGACGCGCCCGCCAACGCCGAGCAGAAAAAGGTCCTGTCGAACCTCTCGCCCGAACAGGTCACGGCGACCACGCTGGCGGGTGACCCCATCACCGCCAAGCTGACCCGCGCACCCGGCAACGACGCGGCCATCGGCGGCCTCAAGGTCACCACCGAGCACGCTTGGTTCGCCGCCCGGCCCAGCGGCACCGAGGACGTGTACAAAATCTACGGCGAGAGCTTCCGGGGCGAGGAGCACCTGCAACAAGTCTTCGAAGAAGCCCGCGAGGTGGTGTCGGCGGCGCTCGGCGGTCAATAACAAGCGAGAAAGAGAGGAGAGGGCGGCGGAGGTGCAAGCTTCCCCGCCTCTTTCCTGTTCCTGCTCGCCGACATTGTTTGCTGCCGCACTTGTAACTCTTCGGTGCTCTCGCTTATCATGGCAAGGTTGGAAAGCGTGCTC from Deinococcus radiodurans R1 = ATCC 13939 = DSM 20539 includes these protein-coding regions:
- the glmS gene encoding glutamine--fructose-6-phosphate transaminase (isomerizing); the protein is MCGIVGYIGPRQAQDVLLSGLSKLEYRGYDSAGVAVGDGACIAVRKKAGKLANLAGDLQAAPLSGSFGIGHTRWATHGLPNDRNSHPHTTEDGRIVLVHNGIIENYLPLKEELLARGHTFKSDTDSEVVAHLIEEAYQGNLEEAVQAALAQVRGAYALVVTHVDHREIVAARTVSPLVMGVGEGEMFLASDVPALLAYTRQMVFLMDGDMVILSDDGYRVTDLQGHPVQRDVETIEWDAEAAEKGGFDTYMLKEIYEQPQALTNTLLGRLRDEQGAVDLDISLDPTSFKRISIVACGTAYYAGLVGEYLIEQLARIPVEVDVASEYRYRNPLVGENTLAIAVSQSGETIDTLEAMREAKKGGAQTLGVINAKGSSMTRELDSTLYIHAGPEIGVASTKAYTSMVSAFLMLALWLGRARGTLSDAEGAELIHAARELPRLVEDALKPERVQRIKEVAEKYAHARDYLFLGRGVNSPTAFEGALKLKEISYIHAEAYAAGEMKHGPIALIDENLPVAVIATESRLLEKTISNVQEVRARAGKVILFLSDGDEENALHGDDVVYLPRAHELVSPVVNAVAMQLLAYFTATALGKDVDKPRNLAKSVTVE